One Caulobacter segnis genomic window carries:
- a CDS encoding DUF6265 family protein: MLTRRACIAATGLGLGLAPGVAPAAPAPRAMIRLLTPGARPAPCPLDALAWMEGSWLGRMPFGPVEIAHLPIAFGHMPGFVRATNADGVVFYEILTYVQAGDSVTLRVKHFTSQLHGWEDRDAFVARALVERAGDTFFFDGTTIRRTGPDSYTTFHLNRDGDKELETLSVPFTRIGPGR, translated from the coding sequence ATGCTGACCCGACGCGCCTGCATCGCCGCCACGGGGCTTGGGCTTGGCCTGGCGCCCGGCGTCGCGCCGGCCGCCCCGGCTCCGCGCGCCATGATCCGCCTGCTGACGCCGGGCGCCCGCCCCGCCCCCTGCCCGCTGGACGCCCTGGCCTGGATGGAAGGATCGTGGCTGGGCCGCATGCCCTTTGGTCCCGTCGAGATCGCCCACCTGCCGATCGCCTTCGGCCACATGCCCGGCTTCGTGCGCGCGACCAACGCCGACGGCGTCGTCTTCTACGAGATCCTGACCTACGTGCAGGCGGGCGACAGCGTCACCCTGCGGGTCAAGCACTTCACCTCGCAACTGCACGGCTGGGAAGACCGCGACGCCTTCGTGGCCCGCGCCCTGGTCGAGCGCGCCGGCGACACCTTCTTCTTCGACGGCACGACCATCCGTCGCACCGGCCCCGACAGCTACACGACGTTCCACCTCAACCGCGACGGCGACAAGGAGCTGGAGACCCTGAGCGTTCCCTTCACCCGGATCGGGCCAGGACGGTAG
- a CDS encoding TetR/AcrR family transcriptional regulator — protein MSTDQIREPKTPRAGNHKARVREQTVERILDAAEQLFAEFGYHGVTLKDVAARIGVSSTLIHYHFAGKESLYEAVWARKAPISARNRLEAMRRYAEAVGDKVTVEGALHAWIDTDLNVQLHDTDQWLAFGKISAQANSAAGWGAEKMTKYFNPVVLALIDLLKKAMPDCDEATIFWGYHFVSGAMTHNMARTGRLDELSHGLCSSNDFESIRRHMATFMAAGFHAICQQAPRRDGGA, from the coding sequence ATGAGCACCGATCAGATCCGAGAACCGAAGACCCCCCGCGCGGGCAACCACAAGGCGCGGGTGCGCGAGCAGACGGTCGAGCGGATCCTGGACGCCGCCGAGCAGCTGTTCGCCGAGTTCGGCTATCACGGCGTCACGCTGAAGGACGTCGCCGCCCGCATCGGGGTCAGCTCGACGCTGATCCACTACCACTTCGCCGGCAAGGAGAGCCTCTACGAGGCGGTCTGGGCCCGGAAGGCGCCGATCTCGGCCCGCAATCGCCTGGAGGCGATGCGCCGCTACGCCGAGGCGGTCGGCGACAAGGTCACGGTCGAGGGCGCGCTGCACGCCTGGATAGACACCGACCTGAACGTCCAGCTCCACGACACCGACCAGTGGCTGGCCTTCGGCAAGATCAGCGCCCAGGCCAACAGCGCCGCCGGCTGGGGCGCCGAGAAGATGACCAAGTATTTCAACCCGGTCGTCCTGGCTCTGATCGACCTGCTGAAGAAGGCGATGCCCGACTGCGACGAGGCGACGATCTTCTGGGGCTACCACTTCGTCTCGGGGGCCATGACCCACAACATGGCGCGCACCGGGCGGCTGGACGAACTGTCCCACGGCCTGTGCTCGTCCAACGACTTCGAGTCGATCCGCCGGCACATGGCGACGTTCATGGCCGCAGGCTTCCACGCTATCTGCCAGCAGGCGCCTCGGCGAGACGGCGGGGCCTGA
- a CDS encoding carboxylesterase/lipase family protein — MRRLWACLSLIAALLASAPVRADEARPRVTIRQGVLQGVQAQGVAAYKGIPYARPPVGPLRWRSPVRAAAWTGDRDASAFGNACLQPPQSPTGLYSGGMAPMSEDCLSLNVWTPARAQGRGGKLPVMVWIHGGALVGGSGSEPLYDGAKLASQGIVLVSINYRLGLLGYFAHPALSAESPQHLSGNYGLLDQIEALRWVRDNIGAFGGDPGQVTIAGESAGGLSVIALLASPQAKGLFQKAIVQSGYMPAYRALHNETLGLSSAEAGGAALGAAAGANTAEQLRAANLVALFMAGVATGWQPEPVIDGVVLPRQLVDAFARGEQAKAPILAGVNEGEIRSLPFLMPPAPATSAAYVADVKRRFGDKAEAYLTVYPGAEPKADVMASIRDGVYGFAAQYLVRQQAGAGQPAYLYYFRHGTPAQAARDLTAFHASELPYVFGQVGEGAQLGPNWPRPPLIAEETALSDAMMAYWVSFVRTGAPTAPGETAWPRFTARERGYLDIDRRPLAARDLHPAAFDWADALVAERRARGRAWRLDIGFSAFPAPPADGRVDAQDAKRQPEGP, encoded by the coding sequence GTGAGGCGGCTTTGGGCCTGCCTCAGCCTGATCGCCGCGCTGCTGGCGTCCGCGCCGGTCCGGGCCGACGAGGCGCGGCCCCGGGTCACGATCCGCCAGGGCGTCCTGCAAGGCGTCCAGGCGCAGGGCGTGGCGGCGTACAAGGGCATTCCCTACGCTCGGCCGCCGGTGGGGCCGCTGCGCTGGCGGTCGCCCGTCCGGGCGGCGGCCTGGACGGGCGATCGCGACGCCTCGGCGTTCGGAAATGCCTGCCTGCAGCCCCCGCAGTCGCCGACCGGCCTCTATTCCGGCGGCATGGCCCCGATGAGCGAGGACTGCCTGAGCCTGAACGTCTGGACCCCGGCTCGCGCTCAAGGGCGCGGCGGAAAGCTGCCGGTCATGGTCTGGATCCATGGCGGGGCGCTGGTGGGCGGCAGCGGTTCAGAGCCGCTCTACGACGGGGCGAAGCTGGCGAGCCAGGGGATCGTGCTGGTCTCGATCAACTACCGCCTGGGTCTCCTGGGCTACTTCGCCCACCCGGCGCTCAGCGCGGAGTCGCCGCAACACCTGTCGGGTAATTACGGCCTGTTGGACCAGATCGAGGCGCTGCGGTGGGTGCGCGACAACATCGGAGCGTTCGGCGGCGATCCGGGGCAGGTGACGATCGCCGGCGAGTCCGCCGGCGGCCTCAGCGTCATCGCCCTGCTGGCCAGCCCCCAGGCGAAGGGTCTGTTCCAGAAGGCCATCGTCCAGAGCGGCTACATGCCAGCCTATCGCGCCCTGCATAACGAGACTCTGGGCCTGTCCTCGGCCGAGGCCGGCGGCGCGGCGCTGGGCGCGGCGGCGGGCGCCAACACCGCCGAACAGCTGCGGGCGGCCAACCTCGTGGCCCTGTTCATGGCCGGCGTGGCGACGGGCTGGCAGCCCGAGCCGGTGATCGACGGCGTCGTGTTGCCGCGCCAACTCGTGGATGCGTTCGCGCGCGGCGAGCAGGCAAAGGCGCCGATCCTAGCCGGCGTCAACGAGGGCGAGATCCGCTCGCTGCCGTTCCTGATGCCGCCCGCGCCGGCGACCTCCGCCGCCTATGTCGCCGACGTGAAGCGCCGGTTCGGCGACAAGGCGGAAGCCTATCTCACCGTCTATCCGGGCGCGGAGCCTAAGGCCGACGTCATGGCTTCGATCCGCGACGGCGTCTACGGCTTCGCGGCCCAGTACCTGGTTCGCCAGCAGGCGGGCGCCGGGCAGCCGGCCTATCTCTACTACTTCCGCCACGGCACGCCGGCCCAAGCGGCGCGCGACCTGACGGCCTTCCACGCCAGCGAACTGCCCTATGTCTTCGGCCAGGTCGGGGAGGGCGCGCAGCTGGGGCCGAACTGGCCGCGCCCGCCGCTGATCGCCGAGGAGACGGCGCTGTCGGACGCCATGATGGCTTACTGGGTCTCGTTCGTTCGAACTGGCGCGCCCACCGCGCCGGGCGAGACGGCGTGGCCGCGCTTCACAGCCCGGGAGCGCGGCTACCTCGACATCGACCGCCGGCCGCTGGCCGCGCGCGACTTGCATCCCGCCGCTTTCGACTGGGCCGACGCCCTGGTCGCCGAGCGGCGGGCGCGGGGCCGCGCCTGGCGCCTCGACATCGGCTTCTCGGCGTTCCCGGCTCCGCCAGCGGACGGCCGCGTTGACGCCCAGGACGCGAAGCGGCAACCAGAGGGTCCATGA
- a CDS encoding TonB-dependent receptor, producing MKRIAYTASALALTIAAPAIAQTASKPAEQVEEVVVTATRRSERLQDVPLSVTAFSQAELTKKGIVNYDGIARETPGVVLNKASDNNVRFTVRGISTNGWGAGLQTTTTIYVDELPLTTIGNTVTLDPNLYDVERVEFLRGPQGTLFGSGSLSGALRVLTKSPDLTGYDSSALVDLGYTPDGKGVRQRYNGMVNIPLVKDAMALRLVGFYRDEDGYVDNLGTGVKNANKLKDFGGRAILLMRPNERLSVRLLASYEDSDPKDSSLTTPSLGERKRYSTVPDQYTTQTTILNGTLEYQFDGARLTSSSTFSNADALFNVDLGGTFNLTVPFYLFDTATTKTFVQETRLASDPGGRFDWVAGGFYLHRELDLDGEDRTTPAFLAARHITGLPGAVFAKFGSNTRTYELAGFGELTYRLTDKLSATGGVRYGKYGGTVDTHPGFNSAYFTYALLGLSGPLALVPNGAATTKYPSAKKASWKASLTYKPSRDLTTYATVSTGYRTPVYNARAGSVSTVNPSDLVIPAGAGSDNLTNYEVGVKGRFLDGRMSAALAAYYIDWKNIQVQANRQSDSIQFATNVGRAASKGLEAEVTFTPAKGVLLGVNGSLNQAKVTELTTQEATISGAVDGARLASPHVQGSFFGTFSYALNGQTQGFTSFQIQHVGSFPNGFPNTPGKAGVVSPLYGYTDRYTYVNLQTGARFGRVTATLYGENLGNSGATVYIHPEAFVSSRYAILRPRTFGIRLGYNL from the coding sequence ATGAAACGCATCGCCTATACGGCGTCGGCGCTGGCGCTGACGATCGCCGCGCCCGCCATCGCGCAGACCGCTTCCAAACCGGCCGAACAGGTCGAGGAGGTGGTCGTCACCGCCACCCGCCGCAGCGAGCGCCTGCAGGACGTGCCGCTCAGCGTCACCGCCTTCTCGCAGGCGGAGCTGACCAAGAAGGGCATCGTCAACTACGACGGCATCGCCCGCGAGACGCCCGGCGTGGTGCTGAATAAGGCCAGCGACAACAACGTCCGCTTCACGGTGCGGGGCATCTCGACCAACGGCTGGGGCGCGGGCCTGCAGACGACCACGACCATCTATGTCGACGAGCTGCCGCTGACCACGATCGGCAACACCGTGACGCTGGATCCCAACCTCTACGACGTCGAGCGGGTGGAGTTCCTGCGCGGGCCGCAGGGCACGCTGTTCGGCTCCGGCTCGCTGTCGGGCGCCCTGCGGGTGCTGACCAAGAGCCCGGACCTGACCGGCTACGACTCCTCGGCCCTGGTCGACCTGGGCTACACGCCCGACGGCAAGGGCGTGCGCCAGCGCTACAACGGCATGGTCAACATCCCGCTGGTCAAGGACGCCATGGCCCTGCGCCTGGTCGGCTTCTACCGGGACGAGGACGGCTACGTCGACAACCTCGGCACCGGGGTGAAGAACGCCAACAAGCTGAAGGACTTCGGCGGCCGGGCCATCCTGCTGATGCGGCCGAACGAGCGGCTCAGCGTTCGCCTGCTGGCCTCCTACGAGGACAGCGATCCCAAGGACTCGTCGCTGACCACGCCGTCGCTGGGCGAGCGCAAGCGCTACAGCACCGTCCCCGACCAGTACACGACCCAGACCACCATCCTGAACGGCACGCTGGAGTACCAGTTCGACGGGGCGCGACTGACCAGTTCGTCGACCTTCTCGAACGCCGACGCGCTGTTCAACGTCGACCTGGGCGGGACCTTCAACCTGACGGTGCCGTTCTATCTGTTCGACACCGCGACCACGAAGACCTTCGTCCAGGAGACGCGCCTGGCCTCCGATCCGGGCGGTCGGTTCGACTGGGTGGCGGGCGGCTTCTATCTGCACCGCGAGCTGGACCTGGACGGTGAGGACCGCACGACCCCAGCCTTCCTGGCGGCCCGCCACATCACCGGCCTGCCGGGCGCGGTCTTCGCCAAGTTCGGCAGCAACACGCGCACCTACGAGCTGGCCGGTTTCGGCGAGTTGACCTACCGCCTGACCGACAAGCTCTCGGCCACCGGCGGGGTCCGCTACGGCAAGTACGGCGGCACGGTCGACACCCACCCCGGCTTCAACTCGGCCTATTTCACCTATGCCTTGCTGGGCCTCTCGGGGCCCTTGGCCCTGGTTCCGAACGGGGCGGCGACGACCAAGTACCCATCGGCCAAGAAGGCCTCGTGGAAGGCCAGCCTGACCTACAAGCCCTCACGCGACCTGACGACCTACGCCACGGTCTCCACCGGCTATCGCACGCCCGTCTACAACGCCCGCGCCGGCAGCGTCAGCACCGTCAATCCCAGCGACCTGGTCATCCCGGCGGGCGCGGGCTCCGACAACCTGACCAACTACGAGGTCGGCGTGAAGGGCCGCTTCCTGGACGGCCGGATGAGCGCGGCCCTGGCGGCCTACTACATCGACTGGAAGAACATCCAGGTGCAGGCCAACCGCCAGTCGGACTCGATCCAGTTCGCCACCAATGTCGGCCGCGCCGCCAGCAAGGGGCTGGAGGCCGAGGTCACCTTCACTCCGGCCAAGGGCGTACTGCTGGGCGTCAACGGCTCGCTGAACCAGGCCAAGGTCACCGAGCTGACCACCCAGGAGGCCACCATCTCCGGGGCGGTGGACGGCGCGCGGCTGGCTTCGCCTCACGTGCAGGGCTCGTTCTTCGGGACGTTCAGCTACGCGCTGAACGGCCAAACCCAGGGCTTCACCAGCTTCCAGATCCAGCACGTCGGGTCGTTCCCGAACGGCTTCCCGAACACGCCGGGCAAGGCGGGGGTGGTGAGCCCGCTCTACGGCTACACCGACCGCTACACCTATGTGAACCTGCAGACGGGCGCGCGGTTCGGACGGGTCACCGCCACCCTCTACGGCGAGAACCTCGGCAACAGCGGGGCGACGGTCTACATCCACCCCGAGGCCTTCGTCTCCAGCCGCTACGCCATCCTGCGGCCGCGCACCTTCGGCATCCGCCTGGGCTACAACCTGTGA
- a CDS encoding TonB-dependent receptor plug domain-containing protein — protein MRSSNRRRGLLAGLGGVSAAALLAGGACAQDQAAETTQVDAVVVTGSFLRNIKQEDVASPVVSVDQKALTKTGVVSIGDLLRYVPQNIGSMGGVQDLAKGGQDSKDTRSANLRGLGSGATLVLMNGRRVVKSDGYVNLNSLTPPIAVARVETVLDGASATYGADAVAGVFNIITDGRFEGFKTSAQYTYIEDSPAWQVQAMWGAKGDRSRLVASASYTDIERLQNSDRAVTNIFNASSGAGANPGAFTLTARPRTAGGGDVVINGVNYSTLYDTYKNAAGTLAVVDPNCGSAETKSIFTPSASGPGYAIGSCAFSFQAQNPIRGASQSGLIHVEGEYDLTDQHTLFLESAIYHQDSQRYGVPSYAQNHNGATPPIVPASNPYNPFGVAVYYVGRPIGSQGLAGLNYNVQRNEANQFHNVVGAKGPVFGDWNYAATLTSSWSSNVFRDHDTDMNLFQAALNGYGGQNCNYRWNGAGVGAVAGQGNCYYLSPFAKDNTTNNPAVLFNIQSEVFTRTVRDMEIADLVIDGTLGKLRLPAGDISGAVGLQWRREGESIHYSDLLRSGYAAFGGPSVDRDADRTIKSVFTEWNLPIVDGMNLDLAVRHEDYGGFKTTNPKASLIWRPNDSLSLRASASTAFQAPGLENATNGPISNNVVNITDPVLGTTNFRTVTTIGNADLKPQTSKVHNLGVTWLPVRRASLSLDWWTFKYDNQIAVQNGQAVINAAPNGPQVVRDQSGVAQTIYVTSYNAKSGTQTSGLDIAASWSFDVGDSIFTLRDNLSYLLKYDIDTGSLVYDGVGRRNNTTTSPSTAAAAPKYRNLSSVDWSMGPHFASATVRYVSGVMDDYAIAITATTAARVKSWTVLDLQYAYAFGQDERYRVTVGAINVFDRAAPSAKYTGYLSSVADPFGRQSYIRLDARF, from the coding sequence ATGCGTAGTTCCAATCGGCGTCGCGGCTTGCTGGCCGGCCTCGGCGGCGTGTCGGCCGCCGCCCTGCTGGCGGGCGGCGCCTGCGCTCAGGACCAGGCGGCAGAGACCACCCAGGTCGACGCCGTCGTCGTCACCGGCAGCTTCCTGCGCAACATCAAGCAGGAGGACGTCGCCTCGCCCGTGGTGTCGGTCGATCAGAAGGCCCTGACCAAGACCGGCGTCGTCTCGATCGGCGACCTGCTGCGCTACGTCCCGCAGAACATCGGCAGCATGGGCGGCGTCCAGGACCTGGCCAAGGGCGGCCAGGACAGCAAGGACACCCGCTCGGCCAACCTGCGCGGCCTGGGTTCGGGCGCGACCCTGGTGCTGATGAACGGCCGCCGGGTCGTGAAGTCGGACGGCTACGTCAATCTCAACAGCCTGACCCCGCCGATCGCCGTCGCCCGCGTCGAGACGGTGCTGGACGGCGCCTCGGCCACCTATGGCGCGGACGCCGTGGCCGGTGTGTTCAACATCATCACCGACGGCCGTTTCGAGGGCTTCAAGACCAGCGCCCAGTACACCTACATCGAGGACTCGCCGGCCTGGCAGGTCCAGGCGATGTGGGGCGCCAAGGGCGACCGCTCACGGCTGGTGGCCTCGGCCTCTTACACCGACATCGAGCGGCTGCAGAATTCCGACCGGGCGGTGACCAACATCTTCAACGCCTCGTCGGGGGCGGGGGCCAATCCGGGCGCCTTCACCCTGACGGCTCGTCCGCGCACGGCCGGCGGCGGCGACGTGGTCATCAACGGGGTCAACTATTCGACCCTATATGACACCTACAAGAATGCGGCCGGCACGCTGGCGGTGGTCGATCCCAACTGCGGCTCGGCCGAGACCAAGAGCATCTTCACGCCGTCGGCCAGCGGCCCCGGCTACGCGATCGGCTCGTGCGCCTTCAGCTTCCAGGCCCAGAACCCGATCCGCGGCGCCAGCCAGAGCGGCCTGATCCACGTCGAGGGCGAATACGACCTCACCGACCAGCACACCCTGTTCCTGGAGTCGGCGATCTACCACCAGGACTCGCAGCGCTACGGCGTGCCGTCCTACGCCCAGAACCACAACGGCGCGACGCCGCCGATCGTGCCGGCCTCGAACCCGTACAACCCGTTCGGCGTGGCCGTGTACTACGTGGGACGGCCCATCGGCTCGCAGGGGCTGGCGGGGCTGAACTACAACGTCCAGCGCAACGAGGCTAACCAGTTCCACAACGTGGTGGGCGCCAAGGGCCCGGTGTTCGGCGACTGGAACTACGCGGCCACCCTGACCTCGTCATGGTCCAGCAACGTCTTCCGCGACCACGACACCGACATGAACCTGTTCCAGGCCGCACTGAACGGCTACGGCGGCCAGAACTGCAACTACCGCTGGAACGGCGCGGGCGTCGGCGCGGTCGCCGGCCAGGGCAACTGCTACTATCTGAGCCCCTTCGCCAAGGACAACACGACCAACAACCCGGCGGTGCTGTTCAACATCCAGTCCGAGGTGTTCACCCGCACGGTCCGCGACATGGAGATCGCCGACCTGGTGATCGACGGGACTCTCGGCAAGCTGCGCCTGCCGGCCGGCGACATCTCCGGCGCCGTCGGCCTGCAATGGCGGCGGGAAGGGGAGTCGATCCACTATTCGGACCTGCTGCGCAGCGGCTACGCCGCGTTCGGCGGGCCGTCGGTGGACCGCGACGCCGACCGGACGATCAAGAGCGTCTTCACCGAGTGGAACCTGCCGATTGTCGACGGCATGAACCTGGACCTGGCCGTGCGCCACGAGGACTACGGCGGGTTCAAGACCACCAACCCCAAGGCCTCGCTGATCTGGCGGCCGAACGACAGCCTGTCGCTGCGGGCCTCGGCCAGCACGGCCTTCCAGGCCCCAGGCCTGGAGAACGCGACCAACGGTCCGATCAGCAACAACGTCGTCAACATCACCGACCCGGTGCTGGGCACCACCAATTTCCGGACGGTGACGACGATCGGCAACGCCGACCTCAAGCCTCAGACCTCCAAGGTGCATAATCTGGGCGTCACCTGGCTGCCGGTGCGCCGCGCCTCGCTGTCGCTGGACTGGTGGACCTTCAAGTACGACAACCAGATCGCCGTGCAGAACGGTCAGGCCGTGATCAACGCCGCGCCCAACGGGCCGCAGGTGGTGCGCGACCAGAGCGGCGTAGCCCAGACGATCTACGTCACCAGCTACAACGCCAAGAGCGGCACCCAGACCTCGGGCCTGGACATCGCGGCCAGCTGGTCGTTCGACGTGGGCGACAGCATCTTCACCCTGCGCGACAACCTCAGCTATCTCCTGAAGTACGACATCGACACCGGCTCGCTGGTCTATGACGGGGTCGGTCGGCGCAACAACACCACCACCTCGCCCTCGACCGCGGCGGCCGCGCCCAAGTACCGGAACCTGTCCTCGGTCGACTGGTCGATGGGGCCGCACTTCGCCAGCGCCACCGTTCGCTACGTCTCGGGCGTGATGGATGACTACGCCATCGCCATCACCGCCACGACGGCGGCGCGGGTGAAGTCCTGGACGGTGCTGGACCTGCAGTACGCCTACGCCTTCGGCCAGGACGAGCGCTATCGGGTGACCGTCGGCGCCATCAACGTCTTCGACCGCGCCGCGCCCAGCGCCAAGTACACCGGCTATCTCAGCTCGGTCGCCGACCCGTTCGGCCGGCAGTCCTACATCCGCCTCGACGCCCGGTTCTAG
- a CDS encoding D-(-)-3-hydroxybutyrate oligomer hydrolase has product MTLREALCLGAALATTLAAPAVAAKTPKGVTVLRHLTFDGVTDDLVGLAAKPAPYADPQHPTAAELRRATMAIRPDPASGWGRLFGPTIDVATGQPYPDGGRVAGEEYLAYTHGPEGAKSAVLLQVPAKLSRARRCILAVPQAGSFGLYHDISTTGFWGLQHGCAVVYSDKGHGTGAHDLESDTVTLIDGTTAKASEAGALSHFTAPLPPKARAAFLARWPHRIAFKAAHSRLNPESQWGEDVLRAIRYAFWQLNARDGGGWTSDNTLVIVSGNSNGGGATLYAGEKDHEGLIDGLVAGEPQVQVRGDPGVRVLRGDKVRANGARTLLDYFTFANLYEPCAVLAMPDAPWAERVIRAADRCASLKQAGLLGAGDLAGQAREAQDRLLAYGFDPETAVLNAAGYLIGPDATAAKYASDHGRFGVERRICGYSYASVDGEGRPRAVPPAELAEIFAKASGGAPTGSIDLINDNDPRGPRRNDLSISPSTGRTDYNLDGARCLRELAVGASADARRVQAGIAAFLADGNLHGKPAIIVHGRADNRVPPAFSSRPYLAANSLREGGASRLRYMEVENAEHFGFAMPGFDTRFVPLAYYNLRAMDLVWDVLTTGAPMPDSQIVRTRPRGGAPGAAPALTPDNIPPIAIVPRAADRIRVQLGVVALPD; this is encoded by the coding sequence ATGACCCTCCGCGAGGCGCTTTGCCTGGGCGCGGCCCTGGCGACGACCCTGGCCGCTCCGGCGGTCGCGGCCAAGACCCCCAAGGGCGTCACGGTGCTGCGTCACCTGACCTTCGACGGCGTCACCGACGATCTGGTTGGCCTGGCCGCCAAGCCCGCTCCCTACGCCGATCCGCAGCATCCGACCGCCGCCGAGCTGCGTCGCGCCACCATGGCGATCCGGCCCGACCCGGCCTCGGGCTGGGGACGCCTGTTTGGCCCCACGATCGACGTGGCGACGGGGCAGCCCTATCCAGACGGCGGCCGCGTGGCCGGCGAGGAGTACCTGGCCTATACGCACGGTCCGGAGGGGGCGAAGAGCGCCGTCCTGCTACAGGTCCCCGCCAAGCTGTCGCGCGCCCGACGGTGCATCCTGGCCGTGCCGCAGGCGGGGTCGTTCGGCCTCTATCACGACATCTCCACGACCGGCTTCTGGGGCCTGCAGCATGGCTGCGCGGTGGTCTACAGCGACAAGGGTCACGGCACGGGCGCGCACGACCTGGAGAGCGACACCGTCACCCTGATCGACGGCACGACCGCCAAGGCCAGCGAGGCCGGAGCGCTGTCGCACTTCACCGCGCCGCTGCCGCCCAAGGCCCGCGCCGCCTTCCTGGCCCGCTGGCCGCACCGCATCGCCTTCAAGGCCGCGCATTCGCGGCTCAATCCGGAAAGCCAATGGGGCGAGGACGTGCTGCGCGCGATCCGCTACGCCTTCTGGCAACTGAACGCCCGCGACGGCGGCGGCTGGACGTCCGACAACACCCTGGTGATCGTCTCGGGCAATTCCAACGGCGGCGGGGCCACGCTCTACGCCGGCGAGAAGGACCACGAAGGCCTGATCGACGGCCTGGTGGCTGGCGAGCCCCAGGTCCAGGTGCGCGGCGATCCCGGGGTCCGGGTGCTGCGCGGCGACAAGGTCCGGGCCAACGGCGCGCGAACCCTGCTGGACTACTTCACCTTCGCCAACCTCTACGAGCCGTGCGCGGTGCTGGCCATGCCCGACGCGCCGTGGGCCGAGCGCGTCATCCGCGCGGCCGACCGCTGCGCCTCGCTGAAACAGGCCGGGCTGCTGGGCGCCGGCGACCTGGCCGGCCAGGCGCGCGAGGCGCAGGACAGGCTGCTGGCCTACGGTTTCGATCCCGAGACGGCGGTGCTGAACGCGGCCGGCTATCTGATCGGCCCCGACGCCACGGCCGCCAAGTACGCCAGCGACCACGGCCGTTTCGGCGTCGAGCGGCGCATCTGCGGCTACAGCTACGCCTCGGTCGACGGGGAGGGCAGGCCCCGCGCGGTTCCGCCCGCCGAACTGGCCGAGATTTTCGCCAAGGCTTCCGGCGGCGCGCCCACCGGCAGCATCGACCTGATCAACGACAACGACCCGCGCGGCCCACGCCGCAACGACCTGTCGATCTCGCCCAGTACGGGCCGGACGGACTATAATCTGGACGGCGCGCGCTGCCTGCGTGAGCTGGCGGTCGGCGCCTCGGCCGACGCCCGCCGGGTCCAGGCCGGGATCGCCGCGTTCCTGGCCGACGGGAACCTGCACGGCAAGCCGGCGATCATCGTCCACGGCCGGGCCGACAATCGCGTGCCGCCGGCCTTCAGCTCGCGGCCCTATCTGGCGGCCAACAGCCTGAGGGAGGGCGGGGCCAGCAGGCTGCGCTACATGGAGGTGGAGAACGCCGAGCACTTCGGCTTCGCCATGCCCGGCTTCGACACGCGCTTCGTGCCGCTGGCCTATTACAATCTGCGGGCCATGGACCTGGTCTGGGATGTGCTGACCACCGGCGCGCCGATGCCGGACAGCCAGATCGTCCGCACGCGCCCGCGCGGCGGCGCCCCCGGTGCTGCGCCGGCCCTGACCCCCGACAACATCCCGCCGATCGCGATCGTCCCGCGCGCCGCCGACCGGATTCGGGTCCAGCTGGGCGTCGTCGCGCTGCCGGATTGA